In Acidimicrobiales bacterium, one DNA window encodes the following:
- the murF gene encoding UDP-N-acetylmuramoyl-tripeptide--D-alanyl-D-alanine ligase has protein sequence MTWLEALTAGAAVASITVGLLRWLRVSQREHYIAGSCWQTAWRWARRRPPNLVLGFVVDAALVAMIVLTVAEQRTPMLVAALIAAVASAAFPWPMPVRGTPPLRFTRRATTLAATAVGISALVIVLVGVASTWFTGLALAAGLTFLAVDAAARIATPLERRALEQHRRRAESRLRQIDPFVIAVTGSWGKTSTKNHIRDLIAGSAEVVASPASWNNTAGLSRTVNEHLTPTTEVMIAEMGTYGPGEIRDMCSWVKPRVGVICAIGPMHLERMRTIGTVVAAKSEILDGVDTAVLWTDDPNLAELADGLDPTRVVRVGTRGTGDLDVEVEREGDRIGVWAEGESLGSVPAEGGPHPGNLGCAVAAALAYGTPPSDVAQRLGSLVNPSHRATVGTSDTGVVVIDDTFNSNPAGAASAIDRLATAAPGTRVVATPGMVELGPVQDEENERLGQAVVESGATLVVVGWTNRRALLRGGGAGTVLVADRDEARLWVREHLGAGDGVLWENDLPDHYP, from the coding sequence ATGACCTGGCTCGAGGCGCTCACCGCCGGCGCCGCGGTGGCATCGATCACCGTCGGCCTGCTGCGCTGGCTGCGAGTGTCCCAGCGCGAGCACTACATCGCCGGGTCCTGCTGGCAGACCGCGTGGCGCTGGGCTCGTCGCCGACCACCGAATCTGGTCCTCGGGTTCGTCGTCGACGCCGCGCTGGTCGCGATGATCGTCCTCACCGTGGCCGAGCAGCGAACCCCGATGCTCGTCGCCGCGCTGATCGCGGCGGTCGCCAGCGCCGCCTTCCCCTGGCCCATGCCGGTGCGGGGCACACCGCCGCTGCGGTTCACGCGCCGCGCCACCACCCTCGCCGCCACCGCCGTCGGGATCTCCGCCCTCGTCATCGTGCTCGTCGGCGTCGCGTCGACCTGGTTCACCGGACTCGCACTCGCCGCCGGGCTGACCTTCCTGGCCGTCGATGCTGCGGCCCGCATCGCGACACCGCTGGAGCGACGAGCCCTCGAGCAGCACCGCAGACGGGCCGAGTCGCGGCTGCGACAGATCGACCCATTCGTGATCGCCGTCACCGGCAGCTGGGGCAAGACCTCGACCAAGAACCACATCCGGGACCTGATCGCCGGCAGCGCCGAGGTGGTGGCGTCACCGGCGTCCTGGAACAACACCGCCGGGCTGTCCCGCACCGTCAACGAGCACCTCACCCCCACCACCGAGGTGATGATCGCCGAGATGGGCACCTACGGCCCGGGCGAGATCCGTGACATGTGCTCGTGGGTGAAGCCCCGCGTCGGGGTCATCTGCGCCATCGGTCCGATGCACCTCGAGCGGATGCGCACGATCGGAACCGTGGTCGCGGCCAAGTCCGAGATCCTCGACGGCGTCGACACCGCCGTCTTGTGGACCGACGACCCGAACCTGGCCGAGCTTGCCGATGGTCTGGACCCCACACGGGTGGTACGGGTCGGTACCCGCGGCACCGGGGACCTCGACGTGGAGGTCGAGCGCGAGGGCGACAGGATCGGTGTCTGGGCCGAGGGCGAGTCGCTCGGCTCGGTCCCGGCCGAGGGTGGCCCTCACCCCGGCAACCTGGGCTGCGCGGTCGCCGCCGCCCTCGCCTACGGCACCCCGCCGAGCGATGTGGCCCAGCGACTGGGTTCGCTGGTGAACCCCAGCCACCGGGCCACGGTCGGCACCAGCGACACCGGGGTGGTCGTCATCGACGACACCTTCAACTCCAACCCGGCGGGCGCCGCGTCCGCCATCGACCGGCTCGCCACCGCCGCGCCCGGCACACGGGTCGTGGCGACCCCCGGCATGGTCGAGCTCGGTCCGGTCCAGGACGAGGAGAACGAGCGCCTGGGCCAAGCGGTGGTCGAATCGGGCGCAACCCTGGTCGTGGTCGGCTGGACCAACCGCCGGGCCCTGCTCCGCGGTGGTGGCGCCGGCACCGTGCTGGTGGCCGACCGCGACGAGGCCCGGCTGTGGGTCCGGGAACACCTGGGCGCCGGCGACGGGGTGCTGTGGGAGAACGACCTCCCCGACCACTACCCCTGA
- a CDS encoding alpha/beta hydrolase: MTLRTHLGGSLFAEHLTGRPPTVLAMHGWGRNRSDLLGALEGREVISLDLPGFGASPVPPDPWGATRYADLVAEMLREQDTGPVLVLGHSFGGRVAVHLAADHPDLVSGAVLVGTPLWRSTSPSKGPLAYRVVRRLRRMRLVPEPVLDSMRRRHGSADYRTASGVMRDVLVTVVNEDYREQLAAITCPIGFCWGADDTAAPAALATEAAGIVANCVTLDVVDGAGHDVHRSHPHRLTAVIDEVAAATGDGSS, from the coding sequence ATGACCCTTCGCACCCACCTCGGCGGCTCGCTCTTCGCCGAGCATCTCACCGGCCGGCCGCCGACGGTGCTGGCCATGCACGGGTGGGGCCGGAACCGGAGCGACCTGCTCGGCGCGTTGGAGGGTCGCGAGGTGATCTCGCTGGACCTGCCCGGGTTCGGCGCGTCGCCCGTGCCGCCCGATCCGTGGGGAGCGACACGGTACGCCGACCTGGTCGCCGAGATGCTCCGCGAGCAGGACACCGGGCCGGTCCTGGTGCTCGGCCACAGCTTCGGGGGTCGGGTGGCGGTCCACCTGGCCGCCGACCACCCCGACCTGGTGAGCGGCGCGGTGCTCGTGGGTACGCCCCTGTGGCGGTCCACGTCACCGTCCAAAGGACCTCTCGCCTACCGGGTCGTGCGGCGGCTCCGCCGGATGCGGCTCGTTCCCGAACCGGTGCTCGACTCGATGCGCCGACGCCACGGCTCGGCCGACTACCGCACGGCGAGCGGCGTGATGCGCGACGTGCTCGTCACGGTGGTCAACGAGGACTACCGCGAGCAGCTGGCGGCGATCACTTGTCCGATCGGGTTCTGCTGGGGAGCAGACGACACCGCGGCCCCGGCGGCGCTGGCCACCGAGGCGGCCGGCATCGTCGCCAACTGCGTCACTCTCGACGTCGTGGACGGCGCCGGCCACGACGTGCATCGCAGCCATCCGCACCGGCTGACCGCGGTCATCGACGAGGTGGCCGCCGCGACCGGGGACGGCTCCTCATGA
- a CDS encoding diguanylate cyclase produces MGDLPYPESTYRTIVETAISPYLTLTRDGAITWASASITELLGHDPDSLVGSHALDLIHPDSHGATLEALERIGELTPDREAGWTSSGLVVDLLASDGQRVSCDVSVATPARTQLESFVIQLRRAVGASALQQTMTAMAAGESCETVLSVVAEMFAQGLAHTNIEILYEWDGDRFQRQVGSPDTVIDLDQATGDEPWIRAARTGRSELIEPIDTLHPPTKGVAQQHRLLGGVAQPVQIDLMDQPAAVVVAWWGSLARSPIFEYRVHQAVDLVGLILQWHQGRRALEWEASHDALTTLTNRRAFVEEVEHRMTDGIAGSVFYLDLDEFKAVNDEHGHLIGDKMLAAAAERVQACTRPGDMVARLGGDEFAVFCPHLVDPDAAYELANRFVAALSRPFAVEGVTATIGASVGIGLAGDGTTLDQLLATADSRLLEAKSTGKNQVRGPVGSAG; encoded by the coding sequence GTGGGCGACCTCCCCTATCCCGAGTCCACCTACCGGACCATCGTCGAGACGGCGATCAGCCCCTACCTGACACTCACCCGTGACGGGGCCATCACCTGGGCCTCCGCGTCGATCACAGAGCTGCTCGGCCACGACCCCGACTCGCTCGTCGGCTCGCACGCGCTCGACCTCATCCACCCCGACTCGCACGGCGCCACGCTCGAGGCGTTGGAGCGAATCGGTGAGCTCACCCCCGACCGCGAGGCCGGATGGACCTCGTCGGGACTGGTCGTCGACCTCCTGGCCAGCGACGGTCAGCGCGTCTCCTGCGACGTGAGCGTCGCGACGCCGGCCCGAACCCAGCTCGAGAGCTTCGTCATCCAGCTCCGGCGCGCGGTCGGCGCGTCGGCCCTGCAGCAGACCATGACTGCCATGGCCGCCGGCGAGTCCTGCGAGACCGTCCTGTCGGTCGTGGCCGAGATGTTCGCCCAGGGGCTGGCCCACACCAACATTGAGATCCTCTACGAGTGGGATGGTGACCGGTTCCAGCGCCAGGTCGGGTCCCCCGACACCGTGATCGATCTCGACCAGGCAACCGGCGATGAGCCGTGGATTCGGGCGGCCCGCACCGGACGGAGCGAGCTGATCGAACCGATCGACACCCTCCACCCTCCCACGAAGGGTGTCGCCCAACAGCACCGACTGCTCGGCGGCGTCGCCCAACCGGTGCAGATCGACCTCATGGACCAGCCCGCCGCGGTGGTCGTCGCGTGGTGGGGATCGCTGGCCCGTAGCCCGATCTTCGAGTACCGGGTCCACCAAGCGGTCGACCTGGTCGGGCTGATCCTGCAGTGGCACCAGGGCCGTCGGGCGCTCGAGTGGGAAGCCAGCCACGACGCGCTCACGACCCTCACGAACCGCAGGGCGTTCGTCGAAGAGGTCGAGCACCGCATGACCGACGGGATCGCCGGTTCGGTGTTCTACCTCGACCTCGACGAGTTCAAAGCCGTCAACGACGAGCACGGTCACCTGATCGGCGACAAGATGCTGGCTGCGGCCGCTGAGCGGGTCCAAGCGTGCACCCGGCCGGGAGACATGGTGGCCAGGCTGGGCGGCGACGAGTTCGCCGTGTTCTGTCCCCACCTCGTCGATCCCGACGCGGCCTACGAGCTGGCCAATCGCTTCGTCGCCGCGCTGAGCCGTCCCTTCGCCGTGGAGGGCGTGACCGCGACCATCGGGGCGAGCGTGGGAATCGGGCTCGCCGGTGACGGCACCACCCTCGACCAGCTGCTGGCCACCGCCGATTCGAGGCTGCTGGAGGCCAAGTCCACGGGCAAGAACCAGGTCCGTGGACCGGTAGGATCGGCGGGCTGA
- a CDS encoding MFS transporter: MPIHLTGALAPDLQDALGFGDAGLGVAVSLAFAVSAVLTASGGSFTDRVGPRVALRIGTAFSAGGLIVLAGAPSYALLLVGLVLATPGNAIAQPGANVLIAEGVRAERRGVALGIKQSAIAVSTTLAGVASLVLVATLGWRWAYGAGVLVAIVGALLVPDVRGRHRPQQNPDALPAIVETAAAGVDAAVVRAATLTGFAGAAAVASIGSFLVRAAEDAQLTASTGRMVLTGGGVLLIVVRIGWGALADTRRIDPARTTVLLLLGGTVGYLLLSTGTLVGFVAGAALAFGAGWAWPGLLFLALVRQFPSASGRPSGQVQRGMFTGAMVGPFLFGVVADAVSFTVAWWMSAGWGLLAALAATGVVRASR; encoded by the coding sequence GTGCCCATCCATCTCACCGGGGCGCTGGCACCGGACCTTCAGGACGCGCTCGGGTTCGGCGATGCCGGACTCGGCGTCGCGGTGTCGCTCGCCTTCGCCGTGTCGGCGGTGCTCACCGCTTCAGGTGGCTCGTTCACCGACCGTGTGGGACCCCGAGTCGCGCTCCGCATCGGGACCGCGTTCTCGGCCGGCGGGCTGATCGTGCTCGCCGGCGCTCCGAGCTACGCCCTGTTGCTGGTGGGCTTGGTGCTGGCGACCCCCGGCAACGCCATCGCCCAGCCGGGGGCGAACGTGCTCATCGCCGAAGGGGTGCGCGCCGAGCGGCGGGGAGTCGCCCTCGGGATCAAGCAGTCGGCCATCGCCGTGTCCACCACCCTGGCCGGGGTCGCCAGCCTGGTGCTGGTGGCCACCCTCGGCTGGCGGTGGGCCTACGGGGCAGGGGTGCTGGTGGCGATCGTGGGGGCGCTGTTGGTCCCCGATGTCCGTGGCCGCCACCGACCGCAGCAGAACCCCGACGCGCTGCCGGCGATCGTCGAGACCGCAGCAGCGGGCGTCGACGCCGCGGTGGTGCGGGCCGCGACCCTGACCGGCTTCGCGGGGGCGGCGGCGGTCGCGTCGATCGGGTCGTTTCTCGTCCGCGCTGCCGAGGACGCGCAGCTGACGGCGTCGACGGGACGGATGGTGCTCACCGGTGGCGGCGTGCTGTTGATCGTGGTGCGCATCGGGTGGGGGGCGCTTGCTGACACTCGTCGGATCGACCCGGCGCGGACGACGGTGCTGTTGCTCCTCGGTGGGACCGTCGGCTACCTGTTGTTGTCGACGGGGACCCTGGTGGGGTTCGTGGCCGGCGCGGCGCTCGCCTTCGGGGCGGGGTGGGCCTGGCCGGGACTGTTGTTCCTCGCGTTGGTGCGCCAGTTCCCGTCCGCGTCGGGCCGACCGAGCGGCCAGGTGCAGCGCGGCATGTTCACCGGGGCGATGGTCGGACCGTTCCTCTTCGGAGTGGTCGCCGACGCCGTGTCGTTCACCGTCGCATGGTGGATGTCGGCGGGGTGGGGCCTGCTGGCTGCGCTGGCCGCGACCGGCGTGGTTCGGGCCAGCCGCTGA
- a CDS encoding MBL fold metallo-hydrolase → MTTIPDRPEVPVLTFLGAAETVTGSRFLVDTPEARVLVDCGMFQGLKRLRLRNWEPFPVDPGTIDAVVITHAHVDHVGFLPALVREGFTGPVHATAGTRALAGIVLPDSGRLQEEEAAYANRKGFSKHRPALPLFTEADAQESLRSFRDTPYDEETEIAPGVHLTLQPAGHILGSATVTLRLAADGGRRVVFTGDLGRRHHPLLRPPAPPGPADVVVMESTYGNRSHDDVGALETFANAIARTVGRGGTVLIPAFAVDRTEVILHSLHHLMASGVLPDLTVYVDSPMALAALGVYRSAIDDGTSDVRPEVAGRSELLDAGRLVEVHSPDESKALAEVTAPSIIVSASGMATGGRVIHHLHRLLPDNRNTVILAGFQAPGTRGRLLADGASKVKMLGHHVPVRAEVVEINAFSVHADQHELREWLAAVDAPPDTVYLVHGEPAASDALRADIEADLGFTTVVPSDGERVRLD, encoded by the coding sequence ATGACCACCATCCCTGACCGCCCGGAGGTCCCCGTCCTGACCTTCCTCGGGGCAGCCGAGACCGTCACCGGCAGCCGGTTCCTCGTCGACACCCCCGAGGCCAGGGTGCTGGTCGATTGCGGGATGTTCCAGGGTCTCAAGCGGCTCCGGCTCCGGAACTGGGAGCCCTTCCCGGTCGATCCCGGCACCATCGATGCGGTGGTCATCACCCACGCCCACGTCGACCACGTGGGGTTCCTGCCCGCCCTGGTGCGCGAGGGATTCACCGGACCGGTCCATGCGACGGCGGGCACCAGGGCCCTGGCCGGGATCGTGCTCCCCGACTCCGGCCGGCTACAGGAGGAGGAAGCGGCCTACGCCAACCGCAAGGGCTTCTCCAAGCACCGTCCCGCCCTGCCGCTGTTCACCGAGGCCGACGCCCAGGAGTCGCTCCGGTCGTTCCGGGACACCCCCTATGACGAGGAGACCGAGATCGCCCCCGGGGTCCACCTCACCCTGCAACCGGCCGGCCACATCCTGGGGTCGGCCACCGTCACCCTCCGCCTCGCCGCCGACGGTGGACGCCGGGTCGTGTTCACCGGTGATCTCGGCCGCCGCCATCATCCGCTGCTGCGGCCACCGGCGCCTCCAGGTCCGGCCGACGTGGTGGTGATGGAGTCGACCTACGGCAACCGCTCCCACGACGACGTGGGCGCCCTGGAGACCTTCGCCAACGCCATCGCCCGCACGGTCGGCCGGGGTGGCACCGTGCTCATCCCGGCGTTCGCGGTCGACCGCACCGAGGTGATCCTGCACTCGCTGCACCACCTCATGGCCAGCGGCGTCCTGCCCGACCTCACGGTCTATGTCGACTCCCCGATGGCGCTCGCCGCCCTCGGCGTCTACCGGAGCGCGATCGACGACGGCACGAGCGACGTCCGGCCCGAGGTCGCGGGACGCAGCGAACTGCTCGACGCGGGACGACTCGTCGAGGTCCACTCCCCCGACGAATCCAAGGCGCTGGCCGAGGTGACCGCACCGTCGATCATCGTGTCGGCATCGGGGATGGCCACCGGCGGGCGGGTCATCCACCATCTTCACCGGCTGCTGCCCGACAACCGCAACACGGTGATCCTCGCCGGCTTCCAGGCCCCCGGAACCCGTGGCCGGCTCCTGGCCGACGGCGCCAGCAAGGTGAAGATGCTTGGCCACCACGTGCCGGTCCGGGCAGAGGTGGTCGAGATCAACGCGTTCTCGGTCCATGCCGATCAGCACGAGCTGCGCGAGTGGTTGGCTGCGGTCGACGCGCCACCCGACACCGTCTACCTGGTCCACGGCGAACCAGCAGCCAGCGACGCCCTGCGCGCCGACATCGAGGCCGATCTGGGGTTCACCACGGTGGTGCCGTCCGACGGCGAGCGGGTGCGGCTGGACTGA
- a CDS encoding AAA family ATPase, translated as MTRTTAPLRIVLTGGPGGGKTTAADLFSREIGEEIVLVPESATILFAGGFPRVSESDAQRSVQRAIFEVQRSLEDVQSKLFPDRVLLCDRGTVDGAAYWPDGTDDFFEAMDSTHEAELARYDVVLFFETAATGGLAFTTGNRYRTESDAEAVQLDQRLRALWSPHPHFHLVPHNPSFLRKITVGLSILESVVANHRATANP; from the coding sequence ATGACCCGAACCACAGCCCCGCTCCGCATCGTCCTCACCGGAGGCCCCGGCGGTGGCAAGACCACCGCGGCCGATCTGTTCAGTCGCGAGATCGGCGAGGAGATCGTCCTCGTCCCCGAGTCGGCCACCATCCTCTTCGCCGGGGGCTTCCCCCGCGTCTCCGAGTCCGACGCCCAGCGGTCGGTGCAGCGAGCCATCTTCGAGGTGCAACGCAGCCTCGAGGACGTGCAGTCCAAGCTCTTCCCCGACCGGGTGCTGCTCTGCGACCGGGGCACCGTCGACGGCGCCGCCTATTGGCCCGACGGCACCGACGACTTCTTCGAGGCGATGGACAGCACCCACGAGGCCGAGCTCGCCCGCTACGACGTGGTGCTGTTCTTCGAGACCGCAGCCACCGGCGGCTTGGCCTTCACCACCGGCAACCGCTACCGCACCGAGTCCGACGCCGAAGCGGTTCAGCTCGACCAGCGCCTGCGTGCCTTGTGGTCGCCCCATCCCCACTTCCACCTCGTGCCGCACAACCCCTCGTTCCTACGCAAGATCACCGTCGGGCTCTCGATCCTGGAGAGCGTCGTGGCCAACCATCGAGCAACGGCCAATCCATGA
- a CDS encoding ribonuclease Z: MTRQLVVLGTSAQTPTRDRNHVGFVLRWDADTFLVDPGEGTQRQMLRAGVTTNQIDHVCITHLHGDHCLGLPGFLGRVSMDRVKHPIELHYPISGEPFVERMRHAAVYDDRGHIIERPIAGDGQIAATDRWTLSARRLDHSIETYGYRIEEAPGRTFLPDRLDEAGIHGPMVAELEHEGRISVGGRTITVEEVSVPRPGQVVAFVLDTRVCDAAVELATGADLVVFESTFVADEDHLADAYFHLTARQAATIAREAGARRLVLAHYSQRHPDESVFLAEASEVHPDVVAARDLDVIAVPPRAGSVVPGET; encoded by the coding sequence GTGACCCGTCAGCTCGTCGTGCTCGGCACCTCGGCCCAGACCCCCACCCGCGACCGCAACCACGTCGGGTTCGTGCTGCGGTGGGATGCCGACACGTTCCTGGTCGACCCCGGCGAGGGAACCCAGCGCCAGATGCTGCGGGCCGGGGTCACCACCAACCAGATCGACCACGTCTGCATCACCCACCTCCACGGCGATCACTGCCTCGGACTGCCGGGGTTCCTCGGACGGGTCTCGATGGACCGGGTGAAGCACCCGATCGAGCTGCACTACCCCATCTCGGGCGAGCCCTTCGTCGAGCGCATGCGCCACGCGGCGGTCTACGACGACCGGGGCCACATCATCGAGCGCCCGATCGCGGGCGACGGCCAGATCGCCGCCACCGACCGCTGGACCCTGTCCGCCCGGCGGTTGGACCACTCGATCGAGACCTACGGCTACCGAATCGAGGAGGCGCCGGGCCGCACGTTCCTTCCCGATCGCCTGGACGAGGCCGGGATCCACGGCCCGATGGTCGCCGAGCTCGAGCACGAGGGCCGGATCAGCGTTGGTGGCAGGACCATCACCGTCGAGGAGGTGAGCGTGCCACGGCCGGGTCAAGTGGTGGCGTTCGTGCTCGACACCCGGGTGTGCGACGCCGCGGTCGAGCTCGCCACCGGGGCCGACCTGGTCGTGTTCGAGTCGACCTTCGTCGCCGACGAGGACCACCTGGCCGATGCCTACTTCCACCTCACCGCCCGCCAAGCGGCCACCATCGCCCGCGAGGCCGGCGCCCGCCGGCTGGTGCTCGCCCACTACTCCCAGCGCCATCCCGACGAGTCGGTCTTCCTCGCCGAGGCGTCCGAGGTGCACCCCGACGTGGTCGCCGCCCGCGACCTCGACGTCATCGCGGTGCCACCACGGGCAGGTTCAGTAGTGCCAGGGGAAACCTGA
- a CDS encoding 1,4-dihydroxy-2-naphthoyl-CoA synthase yields MVSELFDADSWDEVPGFDFTDITYHRAKAHGTVRIAFDRPEVRNAFRPHTVDELYRAFDHARQWSDVGCVLFTGNGPSAKDGGWAFCSGGDQRVRGKSGYQYTDDAPGEPPPAARAGRLHILEVQRLIRFMPKVVICVVPGWAAGGGHSLHVVADLTLASAEHARFKQTDADVASFDGGFGSAYLARQVGQKFAREIFFLGDEYSADDAHRMGMVNAVVPHAALEATALDWARKVNAKSPTAQRMLKYSFNLIDDGLVGQQLFAGEATRLAYMTDEAEEGRDAFLTKRDPDWSGFPWHY; encoded by the coding sequence ATGGTCTCTGAGCTCTTCGACGCCGATTCCTGGGACGAGGTCCCCGGGTTCGACTTCACCGACATCACCTACCACCGGGCGAAGGCCCATGGCACCGTACGCATCGCGTTCGACCGACCCGAGGTCCGCAACGCGTTTCGTCCCCACACCGTCGACGAGCTCTACCGGGCCTTCGACCATGCCCGACAGTGGAGCGACGTGGGCTGCGTCCTCTTCACCGGAAACGGGCCGTCGGCCAAGGACGGCGGCTGGGCGTTCTGCTCCGGCGGCGACCAGCGGGTCCGGGGCAAGTCCGGCTACCAGTACACCGACGACGCTCCCGGCGAACCGCCACCTGCGGCCCGGGCCGGTCGACTCCACATCCTCGAGGTGCAGCGCCTGATCCGCTTCATGCCCAAGGTCGTGATCTGCGTGGTGCCCGGCTGGGCGGCCGGCGGCGGTCACAGCCTGCACGTGGTCGCCGACCTCACCCTCGCCAGCGCCGAGCACGCCCGGTTCAAGCAGACCGATGCCGACGTGGCCAGCTTCGACGGTGGGTTCGGCTCGGCCTATCTGGCCCGCCAGGTCGGTCAGAAGTTCGCCCGCGAGATCTTCTTCCTCGGCGACGAGTACTCCGCCGACGACGCCCACCGCATGGGCATGGTGAACGCGGTGGTCCCCCACGCCGCGCTCGAGGCCACCGCCCTCGACTGGGCCCGCAAGGTCAACGCCAAGAGCCCCACTGCCCAACGCATGCTGAAGTACTCGTTCAACCTCATCGACGACGGGTTGGTGGGCCAGCAGCTCTTCGCCGGTGAAGCGACCCGCTTGGCCTACATGACCGACGAAGCGGAGGAGGGCCGCGACGCGTTCCTCACCAAGCGCGACCCCGACTGGTCAGGTTTCCCCTGGCACTACTGA
- a CDS encoding acyl carrier protein, with the protein MNHDEARTVIATGLRGIAPEADLSEVDGSQPLQDELDLDSMDFLNLMVAIHEQTGVEVPERDYPKVAHLDGLIDYLADAS; encoded by the coding sequence GTGAACCACGACGAAGCCAGGACCGTCATCGCCACGGGTCTTCGGGGCATCGCCCCCGAGGCCGACCTGTCCGAGGTCGACGGATCCCAGCCGCTGCAGGACGAGCTCGACCTCGACTCGATGGACTTTCTCAACCTCATGGTGGCGATCCACGAGCAGACCGGCGTCGAGGTCCCCGAACGGGACTATCCCAAGGTCGCCCATCTCGACGGTCTGATCGACTACCTCGCCGACGCATCCTGA
- a CDS encoding dihydrolipoamide acetyltransferase family protein, producing the protein MAEFKMPSLGADMDSGTLLEWKVAVGDTVSKGDIVAVVDTEKSDIEVETFHGGVVSELLVEEGTEVEVGTPLAIIDDGAATGTPATESPTTAEAREPEPQPEPQPEPQPEGPEPEPGPEPEPAGRPPTVHSPIVRHLAEERGIDLATVTGTGPGGAVTRRDLDAVAPATTPATTPTTTPTTTPAATTPTAPTDRVRSSPLARRRAEELGVDLTTITGTGPGGAITVTDVDAAAGELPTTEAPPVPSHATGQEQAPPTGAPRERGDRSTTVRAATGRLMARSKREIPHYYLSHTIDLHDTVDWLERTNRDRAITERILPAAVLLRAVVVALSDQPRLNGWWIDDELQVRESVDLGVGVTLRGGGLIAPVVPAAETLGLDETMDSLRGIVARARSGRITGTDLGEATITVTNLGDQGVESVYGVIAPPQVAVVGFGAIRDRPWAVGGMLTVRPVVTATLSADHRATDGHEGARFLATLDRLLHEPETLIHREKP; encoded by the coding sequence ATGGCTGAGTTCAAGATGCCGTCGCTCGGCGCGGACATGGACAGCGGCACCCTGCTCGAGTGGAAGGTGGCCGTCGGCGACACCGTCTCCAAAGGCGACATCGTCGCGGTGGTCGACACCGAGAAGTCCGACATCGAGGTGGAGACGTTCCACGGCGGGGTCGTCTCCGAGCTGCTGGTGGAGGAGGGCACCGAGGTCGAGGTCGGCACCCCGCTGGCGATCATCGACGACGGGGCGGCGACTGGGACACCGGCGACCGAGTCACCCACCACCGCCGAAGCACGCGAACCGGAACCGCAGCCAGAGCCGCAGCCAGAGCCGCAGCCGGAGGGGCCCGAGCCGGAACCCGGTCCGGAACCCGAGCCGGCCGGCCGGCCACCGACGGTGCACAGCCCGATCGTCCGCCACCTCGCCGAGGAGCGTGGCATCGACCTGGCCACCGTCACCGGCACCGGACCGGGAGGAGCGGTCACCCGCCGGGACCTCGATGCGGTGGCCCCGGCGACGACCCCGGCGACGACCCCGACGACAACCCCGACGACGACCCCGGCAGCCACCACGCCCACGGCGCCCACCGACCGGGTCCGGTCCTCCCCACTCGCCCGACGGCGGGCCGAGGAGCTGGGGGTCGACCTGACCACGATCACCGGGACGGGCCCGGGCGGGGCGATCACCGTCACCGACGTCGACGCCGCGGCGGGCGAGCTGCCAACGACCGAGGCACCTCCGGTGCCGTCGCACGCCACCGGGCAAGAGCAAGCGCCCCCCACCGGCGCACCCCGGGAGCGTGGTGATCGCAGCACGACGGTGCGGGCGGCCACGGGACGGCTCATGGCTCGCTCGAAGCGGGAGATCCCGCACTACTACCTGTCCCACACCATCGATCTGCACGACACCGTCGACTGGCTCGAGCGGACCAACCGCGACCGGGCCATCACCGAGCGGATCCTGCCCGCCGCGGTGCTGTTGCGGGCCGTGGTCGTCGCCCTGTCCGATCAGCCTCGCCTCAACGGGTGGTGGATCGACGACGAGTTGCAGGTCCGCGAATCGGTCGACCTCGGCGTGGGGGTCACCCTGCGCGGCGGAGGCCTCATCGCCCCGGTCGTGCCCGCCGCCGAGACGCTCGGCCTCGACGAGACGATGGACTCGCTCCGTGGCATCGTCGCCCGGGCCCGGTCGGGCCGCATCACCGGGACCGATCTCGGCGAGGCGACGATCACCGTCACCAACCTCGGCGACCAGGGTGTCGAATCGGTCTATGGGGTGATCGCCCCACCGCAGGTGGCAGTGGTCGGGTTCGGCGCGATCCGCGACCGGCCGTGGGCGGTCGGTGGCATGCTCACCGTGCGCCCGGTCGTGACCGCCACCTTGTCGGCCGATCATCGGGCGACCGACGGCCACGAGGGGGCCAGGTTCCTCGCCACCCTCGACCGTCTCCTGCACGAGCCGGAGACCCTCATCCACAGGGAGAAGCCGTGA